In Carya illinoinensis cultivar Pawnee chromosome 16, C.illinoinensisPawnee_v1, whole genome shotgun sequence, a single window of DNA contains:
- the LOC122299389 gene encoding uncharacterized protein LOC122299389: MLEHHKEHPPPPLSASIAPPPLRLPLNAALYSQPPRLLRRGPSRGRSTVTARGSGCDGSGRCGGGVAPEKSNFGACGSRGSRSCEAKEVSKRLGAHPYNLH; encoded by the exons ATGTTGGAGCACCATAAAG AacacccaccaccaccactgTCTGCATCCATCGCACCGCCGCCCCTACGACTACCATTAAACGCCGCATTGTATTCGCAGCCACCACGGCTCCTCAGGCGCGGTCCTTCGAG AGGAAGATCGACGGTTACGGCAAGAGGTAGCGGTTGCGATGGCAGTGGAAGATGCGGAGGAGGAGTAGCACCTGAGAAATCCAATTTTGGAGCATGTGGCAGCAGAGGCAGTAGAAGTTGTGAAGCGAAAGAGGTGTCCAAAAGGCTGGGAGCTCACCCTTACAACCTCCATTAA
- the LOC122299388 gene encoding uncharacterized protein LOC122299388 encodes MEALSRMVSAAVGGGFFSGFNVGGNHGSIIISHLLFADDTLLFCEATAGHIESLKAILLCFEAVSGLKINLAKTEMVAVGEVNNIRGLANILGCVVSSLPLKYLGLPLGASFKAKSIWEGVLEKFERRLAGWKKVYLSKGGRITLIKSTLSNLPTYFLSLFPLPASIAQRLEKLQRDFLWGGIGEEFKYHLVGWDKICTPLRDGGLGIRDVRAFNMALLGKWLWRYNCEREALWKGVIDIKYGSECGGWCSKEGRGTYGVGLWKYIRKGWESFSCNTRLCLGDGSRISFWMDRWVGDLVLKDAYPTIFAIAREKAAVVADLRVIFQDTQEWNISLTRDANDWEVNDLLEFMNLLYSLPIAATTEDVMVWRPNRKGKFSH; translated from the exons ATGGAGGCACTAAGCAGAATGGTGTCAGCGGCGGTAGGGGGTGGATTTTTCTCAGGTTTTAATGTGGGGGGCAATCATGGTTCCATCATTATTTCTCATctcttgtttgcagatgataccttATTATTTTGTGAGGCAACGGCAGGTCATATAGAATCCCTGAAGGCTATTTTGCTATGCTTTGAAGCCGTGTCCGGGTTGAAGATCAATCTTGCTAAAACGGAGATGGTTGCAGTGGGAGAAGTAAATAATATCAGGGGGCTAGCTAACATCTTGGGTTGTGTGGTCTCTTCCTTGCCTTTGAAATATCTGGGCCTTCCGCTGGGGGCTTCTTTCAAAGCAAAATCTATTTGGGAAGGGGTGCTGGAAAAATTCGAACGTAGACTGGCTGGGTGGAAAAAGGtatacttatcaaaagggggACGAATAACCTTGATTAAAAGTACGCTATCTAACCTTCCTACATACTTTTTATCCTTATTCCCACTCCCTGCTAGCATTGCACAGAGATTGGAGAAACTTCAGAGAGATTTCCTATGGGGTGGGATAGGAGAAGAGTTCAAGTATCATTTGGTGGGATGGGATAAGATTTGTACTCCGTTGAGAGATGGTGGGTTGGGGATTAGGGATGTAAGGGCCTTTAATATGGCATTGTTGGGTAAATGGCTGTGGCGGTATAATTGTGAGAGGGAAGCTTTATGGAAAGGAGTGATTGACATAAAGTATGGTAGTGAATGtgggggttggtgttctaaaGAGGGAAGGGGGACTTATGGTGTGGGGCTTTGGAAGTATATAAGGAAGGGGTGGGAGTCCTTTTCTTGCAATACCCGGTTATGTTTAGGGGATGGTAgtaggatcagtttttggatggaTAGGTGGGTGGGTGATCTGGTTCTAAAGGATGCCTATCCCACAATCTTTGCTATTGCACGGGAGAAAGCAGCTGtggtggctgatttgagggTGATCTTTCAAGACACACAGGAGTGGAATATTAGTCTTACCAGGGATGCAAATGATTGGGAAGTAAATGACTTGCTGGAGTTTATGAATTTACTGTACAGCTTGCCCATTGCTGCCACAACTGAAGATGTGATGGTTTGGAGGCCGAATAGAAAGGGGAAATTCTCG CACTAG